A window of the Lactuca sativa cultivar Salinas chromosome 5, Lsat_Salinas_v11, whole genome shotgun sequence genome harbors these coding sequences:
- the LOC111877991 gene encoding transmembrane 9 superfamily member 1, whose protein sequence is MWPAVRSSPSSYLAAALLISSFLFISSPVFASEYDHKYQPDEPITLWVNKVGPYNNPQETYNYYSLPFCRRPGNPGHKWGGLGEVLGGNELIDSQFEIKFQKNVEKTTICDLKLDEANVKHFKEAIDNNYWFEFFMDDLPLWGFVGELHSDRNSDNKHMIFTHKNITLQYNKDQIIHVNLTQENPKPLEVGKTLDMTYSVKWTETNITFARRFDVYLDYHFFEHQIHWFSIFNSFMMVIFLTGLVSMILMRTLRNDYAKYAREDDDLESLERDVSEESGWKLVHGDVFRPPRNLVLLSAVVGTGAQLALLILLVILFAIVATLYIGRGAIVTTFIVCYALTSFVSGYVSGGMYSRHGGKNWIKSMILTASLFPLLCFGIGFVLNTIAIFYGSLAAIPFGTMVVVFVIWAFISFPLALLGTVVGRNWSGAPNNPCRVKTIPRPIPDKKWYLTPSVVSIMGGLLPFGSIFIEMYFVFTSFWNYKVYYVYGFMLLVFIILVIVTVCVTIVGTYFLLNAENYHWQWTSFFSAASTAIYVYLYSIYYYSVKTKMSGFFQTSFYFGYTAMFCLGLGILCGAVGYLGSNLFVRRIYRNIKCD, encoded by the exons ATGTGGCCCGCCGTCCGATCCTCCCCCTCCTCTTATCTCGCCGCTGCCCTTCTCATCTCTTCATTTCTCTTTATCTCTTCACCGGTGTTCGCTTCCGAGTATGATCACAAG TATCAACCAGATGAACCAATTACCCTTTGGGTGAATAAAGTCGGGCCTTACAATAATCCGCAAGAAACATACAACTATTACAGCCTTCCATTTTGTCGTCGCCCTGGTAATCCTGGGCATAAGTGGGGTGGTTTGGGTGAAGTATTGGGTGGAAATGAGCTTATTGACAGCCAATTTGAAATCAAGTTCCAAA AGAATGTGGAGAAGACTACAATTTGTGATCTTAAACTCGATGAAGCAAATGTTAAGCACTTTAAGGAAGCTATTGACAATAACTATTGGTTTGAGTTTTTCATGG ATGATCTTCCATTATGGG GATTTGTTGGTGAGCTACATTCTGATAGGAACAGCGATAACAAGCATATGATTTTCACACATAAGAATATCACCCTACAGTACAACAAAGATCAG ATCATTCATGTCAATCTCACTCAAGAGAACCCAAAACCCTTGGAAGTTGGGAAAACTCTAGACATGACTTACTCAGTCAAATGGACAGAAACTAACATCACATTTGCACGCCGATTTGATGTTTACCTGGATTACCACTTTTTTGAGCATCAG ATTCATTGGTTTTCCATATTCAATTCATTCATGATGGTTATCTTCCTGACTGGATTGGTTTCAATGATTCTGATGCGGACTCTTAGAAATGACTATGCAAAGTATGCTCGGGAAGATGATGATCTGGAGAGTCTG GAAAGAGATGTAAGTGAGGAATCCGGTTGGAAGCTTGTGCATGGAGATGTTTTCAGGCCACCTCGCAATTTGGTTTTGTTGTCAGCAGTTGTTGGAACTGGTGCTCAATTGGCACTATTGATTCTTCTTGTTATCTTGTTTGCAATTGTTGCAACATTATATATTGG GAGAGGAGCAATTGTGacaacatttatagtttgctatGCTCTCACATCATTTGTCTCTGGATACGTCAGTGGCGGCATGTATTCGCGCCACGGTG GGAAAAATTGGATAAAATCAATGATCCTAACTGCATCACTTTTCCCATTGTTATGCTTTGGAATCGGGTTCGTCTTAAACACGATTGCTATATTTTACGGGTCTCTAGCCGCAATCCCATTCGGCACAATGGTGGTTGTTTTCGTCATTTGGGCTTTCATCTCTTTCCCACTCGCTCTTCTTGGCACAGTTGTGGGAAGGAACTGGAGCGGGGCCCCAAACAACCCGTGTCGCGTTAAAACCATCCCCCGCCCGATCCCCGACAAAAAATGGTACCTCACACCGTCAGTAGTCTCAATAATGGGAGGCCTCCTACCCTTCGGCAGCATTTTCATCGAAATGTACTTTGTCTTCACATCCTTCTGGAATTACAAG GTGTACTATGTTTATGGGTTTATGCTGCTTGTTTTCATCATTCTTGTGATTGTGACTGTTTGTGTGACGATTGTGGGAACGTATTTTCTGCTGAATGCGGAGAATTACCACTGGCAATGGACTTCGTTCTTTTCAGCAGCCTCTACGGCTATTTACGTCTACTTGTATTCCATATATTACTACTCTGTCAAGACTAAGATGTCGGGATTCTTCCAAACCAGCTTCTACTTTGGATACACAGCCATGTTCTGTCTCGGTTTAGGAATCCTCTGTG GAGCCGTTGGGTATTTGGGGTCCAATCTGTTTGTGAGACGGATCTACCGAAATATCAAGTgcgattga